The Desulfocurvibacter africanus subsp. africanus DSM 2603 genome includes a region encoding these proteins:
- the gltA gene encoding NADPH-dependent glutamate synthase — MAEKKTKPSPKPRVAMREQPAIERVGNFSEVALGYTREQAMAEAARCLQCRKPACVKGCPVEINIPGFITRLAEGDVRGAYGILRETNSLPAVCGRVCPQEVQCEGACILGQMTDKASGEKLEPVAIGRLERFAADTFAAESACDELTGKPVCAMPRDGLKVACIGSGPSSLTVAGYLSALGVQVTIFEALHEPGGVLVYGIPEFRLPKATVGREIDALRAQGVEIRCNWVGGKTVAVRDLLNDGYQAVFIGVGAGLPKFLGVPGESLVGVYSANEYLTRVNLGRAYDYPAYDTPVTRGKHVAVIGGGNVAMDAARTALRLGAERVSIVYRRTREEMPARREEIHHALEEGVHLEMLCNPTAYVGDGKHRLAALRLQRMCLGAPDASGRCRPEAIPGDVFELPCDQAILAVGTGSNRVLLQDTPEVTLNKWGYIVVDEETGETSLPGVYAGGDIVTGAATVILAMGAGRRAAKAIARKLGLQ; from the coding sequence ATGGCTGAGAAAAAGACCAAACCCTCCCCGAAGCCTCGCGTGGCCATGCGCGAGCAGCCCGCGATCGAACGCGTTGGGAACTTCTCCGAGGTGGCCCTGGGCTACACCCGCGAGCAGGCCATGGCCGAGGCGGCGCGCTGCCTGCAGTGCAGGAAGCCCGCGTGCGTCAAGGGCTGCCCCGTGGAGATCAATATTCCTGGCTTTATTACCCGGCTGGCCGAGGGCGATGTGCGCGGCGCTTACGGCATACTGCGCGAGACCAACAGCCTGCCCGCGGTCTGCGGCCGGGTCTGTCCCCAGGAAGTCCAGTGCGAAGGCGCATGCATCCTGGGCCAGATGACCGACAAAGCCAGCGGTGAGAAGCTTGAGCCCGTGGCCATCGGCCGCCTGGAGCGCTTCGCGGCCGATACCTTCGCCGCCGAAAGCGCCTGCGACGAGCTGACCGGCAAGCCAGTGTGCGCCATGCCCCGCGACGGGCTCAAGGTTGCCTGCATCGGGTCCGGCCCGTCCAGCCTCACGGTCGCCGGCTATCTTTCGGCCCTGGGCGTGCAGGTGACCATCTTCGAGGCCCTGCACGAGCCCGGCGGCGTGCTTGTGTACGGCATTCCCGAATTCCGACTGCCCAAAGCCACCGTGGGCCGCGAAATCGACGCCTTGCGCGCCCAGGGCGTGGAGATTCGCTGCAACTGGGTGGGCGGCAAGACCGTGGCCGTGCGCGACCTTCTGAACGACGGCTACCAGGCCGTGTTCATCGGCGTGGGAGCGGGCTTGCCCAAGTTCCTTGGCGTTCCCGGCGAGAGCCTCGTCGGCGTCTACTCGGCCAACGAGTATCTGACGCGCGTGAACCTGGGCCGGGCCTACGACTATCCCGCCTACGACACGCCCGTGACCAGGGGCAAGCACGTTGCGGTCATCGGCGGCGGCAACGTGGCCATGGACGCGGCGCGCACGGCCCTGCGCCTGGGCGCCGAGCGCGTGAGCATCGTCTACCGCCGCACCCGCGAGGAAATGCCCGCCCGCCGCGAGGAAATTCATCACGCCCTGGAAGAGGGAGTGCACCTGGAAATGCTTTGCAACCCCACGGCCTACGTGGGCGACGGCAAGCACCGCCTGGCCGCACTGCGCCTCCAGCGCATGTGCCTGGGCGCTCCCGACGCCTCCGGCCGCTGCCGGCCTGAAGCGATACCCGGCGACGTCTTCGAGCTGCCCTGCGACCAGGCCATCCTTGCCGTGGGCACCGGCTCCAACCGCGTGCTGCTCCAGGACACGCCGGAAGTGACCCTCAACAAGTGGGGCTACATCGTGGTGGACGAGGAAACCGGCGAAACGTCCCTGCCGGGCGTCTATGCCGGAGGCGACATCGTCACCGGCGCGGCAACGGTCATCCTGGCCATGGGCGCCGGCCGCCGCGCGGCCAAGGCCATAGCGCGCAAGCTGGGGCTTCAGTAA
- a CDS encoding transposase: MLKEAHTLKEHLENTVTCRQRITNGTSEGLNSKIMNIKRRPAATGTRRTSRPPSTSSVAVLTSIREAPEASPTEFPAGP; the protein is encoded by the coding sequence ATGCTGAAGGAGGCCCATACCCTCAAGGAACACCTGGAGAACACCGTCACCTGCCGGCAGCGGATCACCAACGGGACTTCGGAGGGCCTGAACAGCAAGATCATGAACATCAAACGAAGGCCTGCGGCCACAGGAACAAGGAGAACGTCAAGACCGCCATCTACTTCTTCTGTGGCGGTCTTGACCTCTATCCGAGAAGCGCCTGAGGCCTCACCCACGGAATTCCCGGCAGGACCCTGA
- a CDS encoding D-arabinono-1,4-lactone oxidase — protein sequence MPREWSNWSSSLRFTPGSVKTPADEQELRALVIQAGEDGRSVRVAGAGRSSTPLVATEHVLVSMERFQGLVSHDAQENEVTVRAGITLKEAGRTFHDLGLAMANLDDVDLQSLAGAIGTGTHGTGKDLQILSSHLVGGRMVTGGGPIVAFDIQDDTEFVNMLRVSLGTLGIFTELRLRLLPAFELERKEWCTHIEGCLAHLDELIEGNRSFDFYWYPRSDEAKLRTLNSPGQGMRGIPYATLQKEMRGYSHEVIPRHRELKFDEMEYFLPRKAGPECFREVRRRVRERWRTDVAWRVLYRTVAADDSHLSAATGRDSATMSLHYKAGLPFKGHFEDIEPIFRDFGGRPHWAKQHSLRAEELRPMYPGWEEFMRMRKCLDPDGVLLNPYLRELLGVSPA from the coding sequence ATGCCACGGGAATGGTCCAACTGGTCGAGCAGCCTAAGGTTCACGCCGGGCAGTGTGAAAACCCCGGCGGACGAGCAGGAGCTGCGCGCGCTCGTGATCCAGGCGGGCGAGGACGGCCGCAGCGTGCGCGTGGCCGGCGCGGGACGCTCCTCCACTCCGCTCGTGGCCACGGAGCACGTGCTTGTGTCCATGGAACGCTTCCAGGGGCTGGTCTCCCATGATGCGCAGGAGAATGAGGTCACGGTACGAGCGGGCATCACGCTCAAGGAGGCCGGCAGGACGTTCCACGACCTGGGCCTGGCCATGGCCAATCTGGACGACGTGGATCTGCAGTCCCTGGCCGGGGCCATCGGCACAGGCACCCACGGCACGGGCAAGGACCTGCAGATCCTCTCCTCGCACCTCGTGGGTGGCCGCATGGTCACGGGCGGAGGGCCCATCGTGGCCTTCGACATCCAGGACGACACCGAGTTCGTCAATATGCTGCGCGTATCCTTGGGCACGTTGGGCATCTTCACCGAACTGCGCCTGCGGCTCCTGCCGGCCTTTGAACTGGAGCGCAAGGAATGGTGCACGCACATCGAGGGATGCCTGGCCCATCTGGACGAGCTCATCGAGGGCAACCGAAGCTTCGATTTTTACTGGTATCCGCGCAGCGACGAGGCAAAGCTCAGGACCCTCAACTCGCCCGGCCAGGGCATGCGGGGCATCCCCTACGCCACCTTGCAGAAGGAGATGCGCGGATACAGCCACGAGGTCATCCCGAGACACCGGGAACTCAAGTTCGACGAGATGGAGTATTTCCTTCCGCGCAAGGCCGGGCCCGAGTGCTTCCGCGAGGTGCGCCGCCGCGTAAGGGAGCGCTGGCGCACGGACGTAGCCTGGCGCGTGCTCTACCGCACGGTGGCCGCCGACGACTCCCACCTGAGCGCGGCCACGGGCCGCGACTCGGCGACCATGTCCCTGCATTACAAGGCAGGCCTGCCTTTTAAGGGTCACTTCGAGGACATCGAACCCATCTTCCGCGACTTCGGCGGCCGGCCCCATTGGGCCAAGCAGCACTCCCTGCGCGCCGAGGAGCTTCGGCCCATGTACCCCGGGTGGGAAGAGTTCATGAGAATGCGCAAATGCCTGGACCCAGATGGCGTGCTTCTAAACCCCTACCTGCGTGAACTGCTGGGCGTGAGCCCCGCATGA
- a CDS encoding 4Fe-4S dicluster domain-containing protein, whose translation MSKSFFMDLTRCTACRGCQVACKQWNKNPATETTNWGSRQNPRDLNYHTFKLVRFNEVETNGELKWLFFPDQCRHCVEPPCKMVADGFDERAIIHDEETGAVVYTKYTAAIPEDTASTDLCPYDIPRRDAKTGMWSKCTMCFDRVQNGMKPACVQSCPTGTMNFGDREEMLALAEKRLAEVKKHYPRAELVDADAVRVIVLTEEPAAQYHQYLSASADTPGMTRKQMFAKLLRPLRVFG comes from the coding sequence ATGTCCAAGAGTTTCTTCATGGACCTCACGCGCTGCACGGCCTGCCGTGGTTGCCAGGTGGCCTGCAAGCAGTGGAACAAGAATCCTGCCACGGAGACTACCAACTGGGGCAGTCGGCAGAACCCAAGGGATCTTAACTATCATACGTTCAAGCTGGTGCGTTTCAACGAAGTTGAGACGAACGGCGAACTTAAGTGGCTGTTCTTTCCGGACCAGTGCCGTCACTGCGTCGAACCGCCTTGCAAGATGGTCGCCGACGGCTTTGACGAGCGGGCCATCATCCACGACGAGGAAACCGGCGCGGTTGTGTACACCAAGTACACCGCGGCCATCCCGGAGGACACGGCGTCCACGGACCTGTGCCCGTACGACATCCCGCGTCGTGACGCCAAGACCGGCATGTGGAGCAAGTGCACTATGTGCTTCGACCGGGTGCAGAACGGCATGAAGCCCGCCTGCGTACAGTCCTGCCCCACGGGGACCATGAACTTCGGCGACCGCGAGGAGATGCTCGCCCTGGCCGAAAAGCGCCTGGCCGAGGTCAAGAAGCACTACCCCCGTGCCGAGCTGGTGGACGCCGATGCGGTGCGCGTCATTGTGCTCACCGAGGAGCCGGCCGCGCAGTACCATCAGTACTTGAGCGCGTCGGCCGATACTCCGGGCATGACCCGCAAGCAGATGTTCGCCAAGCTGCTGCGGCCCCTGCGCGTCTTTGGGTAA